Proteins co-encoded in one Erythrolamprus reginae isolate rEryReg1 unplaced genomic scaffold, rEryReg1.hap1 scaffold_256, whole genome shotgun sequence genomic window:
- the LOC139156057 gene encoding zinc finger protein 862-like, giving the protein MKRRATERIPENEKQLKMTQFFTKTSLESAVQQVESAGQQVTEETREDPPAEESPSTSRCQTAGPRRFRQEWCKELAWLKFDHTTGIAICEICASFPGIADQASRIVKGFSGPFKLETFKKHAKSLQHLNCVEATHAALAPEATPLAACIRKMDEDMFKHMTILFNVAYYIAKNNRPFTDFEGLLELTEKLGSAVRQEYANDKRCKELISHIAEIIRKNLISELKEAKYVSLMLDGSTDKAGVEQLILYVRYIKDNRVKEVFLSVSPLEMATADGYLEALTEELRTLGLVGWLSSSHLIAIGTDGAASMIGTENGLVQKIRQNISHLIGIHCVAHRLNLSVLSSVKQAKLIDDLDSILKKLYQFYQYSPKRMRQLKQVAENLQLTILKFQYLHNVRWVASKVGALSALVKDWKCVTIHLESVAAEKDSASAAAHGLLRKLTDFKFVHMLHFLLDYLEILKNLSLIFQREELFLSTIELHVKSTISTINSLRDAPKQHEARFVSGTSLQGLFQNVQLHGLSNTVAASIQQEKANLINHAVKYLTVRFLSDINIERSTAVFDTFAWPAGTTLQDYGVVEITALAHHFRKQLSPPESDDQCIHSLLNEWYEFKVLGKGKKLCELLDLALSNTERFPVLGNLLSIVAVLPVSTSCCERGFSLMNMVKNKFRSRMQEESLSDLFMITYLGWTTKMDLALHRQSKAGCSTTKPSSHTVPRIGSFACFPTQ; this is encoded by the exons atgaagcgcagagcaacagagagaatacCAGAAAATGAAAAGCAACTGAAAATGACACAGTTCTTTACAAAGACCTCTCTTGAAAGCGCAGTGCAACAGGTAGAAAGTGCCGGGCAACAGGTAACTGAAGAAACAAGAGAAGACCCACCAGCAGAGGAGTCCCCATCAACAAGCCGTTGTCAAACTGCTGGACCCAGGAGATTTAGGCAAGAGTGGTGTAAAGAACTCGCATGGCTTAAATTTGACCATACAACTGGTATAGCTATATGCGAGATTTGTGCTTCCTTCCCTGGCATTGCTGATCAAGCATCTAGGATCGTAAAAGGATTTTCAGGACCCTTTAAACTTGAAACCTTCAAAAAGCACGCAAAGTCTCTCCAGCATCTAAATTGTGTGGAGGCTACACATGCAGCGTTGGCTCCAGAAGCTACTCCATTGGCTGCTTGTATAAGGAAAATGGATGAAGACATGTTTAAACATATGACCATTCTATTTAATGTGGCCTATTATATTGCCAAAAACAACAGACCTTTCACAGATTTTGAAGGGTTGCTAGAGTTGACGGAGAAATTAGGGAGTGCTGTGCGACAGGAATATGCAAACGATAAAAGATGCAAAGAATTAATTTCCCATATTGCAGAAATAATCAGGAAAAACCTAATCAGTGAGCTCAAAGAGGCAAAATATGTCAGCTTGATGCTAGATGGCTCAACTGACAAAGCAGGGGTTGAACAACTGATTCTGTATGTCAGGTACATCAAGGACAACAGGGTCAAAGAagtatttctttctgtttctcctctTGAAATGGCTACTGCAGATGGATATTTAGAAGCGCTCACAGAAGAACTTAGAACACTTGGTCTTGTAGGCTGGCTTTCTTCAAGTCACTTGATTGCCATTGGTACAGATGGTGCTGCCAGCATGATTGGGACCGAAAATGGCTTGGTGCAGAAAATACGCCAAAACATCAGTCATTTAATTGGCATTCACTGTGTTGCACACCGATTGAACTTAAGTGTATTAAGTTCAGTAAAACAAGCTAAATTAATTGATGACCTTGACTCTATTTTAAAGAAACTCTACCAATTTTATCAATACTCACCTAAGAGAATGCGACAGCTGAAGCAAGTAGCAGAAAACCTGCAGCTTACAATTCTGAAATTCCAATACTTGCATAATGTCAGATGGGTAGCAAGCAAAGTCGGTGCTCTGTCTGCACTTGTCAAAGACTGGAAATGCGTGACAATCCACCTAGAAAGTGTGGCTGCGGAAAAAGACAGTGCCTCTGCAGCTGCCCATGGTTTACTGAGAAAGCTCACAGATTTTAAATTTGTTCACATGCTCCATTTTCTACTGGACTATCTGGAAATTCTTAAAAACTTGTCACTTATATTTCAAAGGGAAGAGCTTTTTTTAAGCACAATTGAGTTGCATGTGAAAAGCACAATTTCAACAATCAATTCACTTAGAGATGCACCAAAACAACATGAGGCCAGATTTGTCTCAGGAACATCTCTTCAAGGACTGTTTCAAAATGTACAGCTACATGGACTGAGCAACACTGTAGCTGCATCAATTCAGCAGGAAAaagctaatttaattaatcatGCAGTTAAATACTTGACAGTGCGATTTCTAAGTGATATAAATATTGAAAGATCCACCGCAGTGTTTGACACCTTTGCCTGGCCAGCAGGAACAACATTGCaagactacggtgtggttgagattactgcattggctcatcattttcgtaaacagctatctccacctgaaagtgatgaccaatgcattcactcactcctcaatgagtggtatgagtttaaggtccttggaaaaggaaagaaactgtgtgagcttctggatttggcactctccaacaccgagagatttccagttctgggaaacctgttgtcgattgtagcggtgctccctgtctcaacctcatgttgtgaaagaggatttagtttgatgaacatggtcaaaaataaattcagatcaaggatgcaagaagaaagtttaagtgacttgtttatgatcac GTACCTGGGATGGACCACCAAAATGGATCTGGCCTTGCATAGGCAGTCCAAAGCAGGCTGCAGCACTAccaaaccatcaagccacaccgtgCCAAGGATAGGAAGCTTTGCTTGCTTTCCTACGCAGTAA